AGGATACAGACCCTTAAAAAGTTGAGTCTTGGGTCTGTCGACCCGACGAAAAACCAAGGCTAGCCCTCCAACGGTCGTGAAAAAGCCGAGAATCACTCCCCGCCAAAATCGCGTGGTGGATTTTGGACTAGGCATTTTATTGATTGTTCGACGATTTGGAAATATAAGAATTCGAATCATTCCGAAAGAGGGTTTCGATTAATGGAACCATTCAAGACTGACTCCAACAGATTCCAGAAGAATAAACTTCTGTTTTTAGTATTGGTTTCGTTTATATGCTCCATGGCTATTGGATGCCAGGAAGTTGAGACTGTCAAAAGAGAAATTATCCTCAAAATCCAGTCCCAATTGCTCAAGAAAAAAACGCAGTTCACTCCTCGAGATGGCATAACCCTTCGACCTACGTCACTATACCAGACTGCCAACCTCAATTCTGAAATCCTTAGGAAATTGCCGGCCGAAACCCCTCTGAGTTTGTTGGACAAGGTCGGAGAAATGTTTAAGGTGAGGACAAGGGATGGGAGGGAAGGCTATGTTGAACAAAAAGCAATAGGGGGCGAGGACATAATCGCCAAGACCCAGCAGTTGAGAAAATCAATAGAGGGTATGCCTTCTCAGGCTGAAGCAGTGACCAAAAGTAAAGCCAATTTCAGACTAAGCCCAGGGCGTCAGCATGAAATTATAGAAGTGCTACCCCCTGGGAAAAAACTTGAAGTCTTCGAACGGGTCGTAACGGTCAGAAGTCCGTATTCAGAAAAAGGGGCTACTCGGAACAAGCAATCAGATAATGGCGTTACTCCCGCCGATGAGCCGCCGATTCCCGAGGAAGGAGCCGGAACTGATGACGTTCGCAAGGACGTCTGGTACAAAGTCAAAATAGAAGACGGGAGGGTCGGCTACATATTTACGCACAACATGAAGCTTACGCCTCCAGAA
The genomic region above belongs to Desulfomonilaceae bacterium and contains:
- a CDS encoding SH3 domain-containing protein; the protein is MEPFKTDSNRFQKNKLLFLVLVSFICSMAIGCQEVETVKREIILKIQSQLLKKKTQFTPRDGITLRPTSLYQTANLNSEILRKLPAETPLSLLDKVGEMFKVRTRDGREGYVEQKAIGGEDIIAKTQQLRKSIEGMPSQAEAVTKSKANFRLSPGRQHEIIEVLPPGKKLEVFERVVTVRSPYSEKGATRNKQSDNGVTPADEPPIPEEGAGTDDVRKDVWYKVKIEDGRVGYIFTHNMKLTPPEDIAKIVPFMRMVAWRTVNVTDDPDIGAKSNYIVAYAPIGKDPGCDYTRLYLVSWSSKLKRRIITWQLRTTGVLPITDYHFEGKPGFSVRFLHPTKSDKLVLANFVFNKGTVKKVSEEEVPSTIDLH